The DNA region ACTAGCTAACTGTAAGACGGTGGAATAATTTCTAACATTCCAAGAAAATCGAAAATCCAGTAACTCACCAAAACCAGATGTTGCGGCTATCAACAGCCTTCACTGAAGTAGATACCAAGGGCATCCGCCCATATACAGCAGTAAATCTATTGACACATTCTGTTCTTCTTACACTGTGCCCTCCCAAGCTGCTTATCCCGGTGGATCCAATCTCAAATATTTTACCTGTAACAACAGAATCATTTTATGTATATTGTTGTACTAACATTGTGATTCAAGCCTCTGAAACCAGATATCTATGACTGTATACATAACTTGAGCACTAGGAATTGCTTGACAACAATACGATAATAATTTTGACCTTCCCTGTCCTGGACTAATGATTTAAAAAGCATATATGGTGAAACACAATGCAAATTATCAAATTGTTCAAATGATTACTGAAAACAAGTATAAACAGTTGACATATGTTATGAACAGCAGACCTAGGCAGCAAAACCCCTGGGCGTGTGAATGAAATGACTAGTTATTTCTAGCAATTGATAAGGAACAAGCATACATTAGCATTTCTGTATTTATTTCGAAAAAGATTACATTCAATAGATCATTTAATTAGCTACAACCACAATCCAACAAGTGTCACATTTCAATTCAAGGCAAGCACATAGGAATTTATTTagataaaaagctaaataaagaGGGAGGTGGGACCATGCCATTCTAAACAAAAGCACTCAATTAAAGTTATGCAATCTGTTTCTGAAGCGCCAATTACCTTGGACCCATATTGGGGGTGCATCAGTGGCATTTGCAACGAGGAAAGACATTGCAATATCTTCACAGTTCCTGGTATATCAAGTGAACAATTCAGCAAATAAAAAACAAGCTGCAATTACATAGTTGGGAAGGTAAAGTTTTGATATATAGAAAAGCAGCGAGTGATCAGAGATAGTCAAGAGGAAAACCTATTATGAGTCACATATTCTCTAATTGATGCTGGCATCTCATTCGTGTAGACACTGAAATACTTTTTGTGGAAGAAAGCTGCCTTTGAAAGTACCATGCTATATGTACCTGTCCACCACACAGACCACCACCCCGCATATCTAAATTTAATGCCACCACTTTCCTGCAAGAACATCAATAACTTGAAATATTAGAATTGAAGATGGAGGTATGCCAAGGACTTAGCCTTGCAAGTTCGCATAATAGTTAATCTACTCTCCGCATTGGCATTCTCTTGAAGGTTGGATCAACACATCAAGATATTTAATTCCTCAATCTATATCAAATCATTCAGAACAAGAAACAAtggattaaaaaattcaaatcagGAAGACTTGGCTTTTTTTCCAAGgtaattttatcatataatttTTCAGATACTGGAAATTCAAATCTTAGGCACAAAATACGAAGATGAAAAGATATACCAGGGATGGTGAAAAACcagttgataaaaataaaaaaactaaaagcaTACCGATGAATCCAACCAATGTGCCCGAGGTACAAACCCAACCATTGTATCTGGAGCACTTTGCCAAACATCAAATGCAAATTCCACTGAAGAGCAAGGAAATATGACATCATCATCAATAGAAAAGACAGCATCTGTCTCCAAATCCTTAATTACTTTAAATCTATTATTCAGACTATCTTCCTTGTTGATATCAATCTTCAATTTCACTTGTCGCCTATCTATAGACTTGGACTGTATTGCATGAAGAAGAAATTTTAAAAGATCATCTGAAGGAGGATCCGGTTCACTCCAAACTATATGTACCGATTCAAGTCGAGGGCAGGATGAATAATGTGCGATGGACTGCTTTAGGAGATCATATCTCTTCCATGTGTTCATTACAATAGAATATCCTTTTCTGTGGAGCATAAAATGAAATGAGTTTTCTGATTTTATAAGTGAAATACACTCAACATTCTTAGAGagattaaatcaaacaaaaaaagattTCCTTTAGCCACTCTTTTTTCCTGACGAAAAGAAATGA from Arachis hypogaea cultivar Tifrunner chromosome 10, arahy.Tifrunner.gnm2.J5K5, whole genome shotgun sequence includes:
- the LOC112715417 gene encoding glycosylinositol phosphorylceramide mannosyl transferase 1 — encoded protein: MMRGSWFLKRRPEQRFRLLAASAVKSARINLLLCCCIALVLIVLATTISTFVVFSDFPPSLPRSHASGKGYSIVMNTWKRYDLLKQSIAHYSSCPRLESVHIVWSEPDPPSDDLLKFLLHAIQSKSIDRRQVKLKIDINKEDSLNNRFKVIKDLETDAVFSIDDDVIFPCSSVEFAFDVWQSAPDTMVGFVPRAHWLDSSESGGIKFRYAGWWSVWWTGTYSMVLSKAAFFHKKYFSVYTNEMPASIREYVTHNRNCEDIAMSFLVANATDAPPIWVQGKIFEIGSTGISSLGGHSVRRTECVNRFTAVYGRMPLVSTSVKAVDSRNIWFW